A window of Oncorhynchus keta strain PuntledgeMale-10-30-2019 chromosome 27, Oket_V2, whole genome shotgun sequence contains these coding sequences:
- the LOC118359664 gene encoding nascent polypeptide-associated complex subunit alpha-like isoform X3, translating to MPGEATETVPVTEQEMQQPQVETGSGTESDSDESVPDLEEHDSAQTQQAQLAAAAEIDEEPVSKAKQSRSEKKARKAMSKLGLRQVTGVTRVTIRKSKNILFVITKPDVYKSPASDTYIVFGEAKIEDLSQQAQLAAAEKFKVQGEAVSNVQENTQTPTVQEESEEEEVDETGVEVKDIELVMSQANVSRAKAVRALKNNNNDIVNAIMELTM from the exons ATGCCTGGCGAAGCCACAGAGACTGTCCCAGTCACTGAGCAGGAGATGCAACAGCCGCAAGTTGAGACTG GGTCTGGCACTGAATCAGACAGTGATGAGTCTGTACCAGATCTGGAGGAACACGACTCTGCACAGACACAGCAAGCGCAG CTTGCAGCTGCTGCAGAAATAGACGAAGAACCCGTTAGCAAAGCCAAACAGAGCCGTAGTGAAAAGAAGGCACGAAAG GCAATGTCTAAGCTGGGTCTCAGGCAGGTGACGGGGGTCACCAGGGTTACCATTCGCAAGTCTAAAAATATCCTTTTCGTTATCACCAAACCAGACGTCTACAAGAGCCCTGCGTCAGACACGTACATTGTCTTTGGTGAGGCTAAG ATCGAGGATCTTTCACAACAAGCCCAGCTTGCCGCGGCAGAGAAGTTCAAGGTACAGGGAGAAGCAGTGTCGAACGTCCAGGAAAACACACAGACTCCCACTGTACAAGAGGAGAGCGAagaggaagag GTTGACGAGACAGGGGTTGAGGTGAAGGACATTGAACTCGTGATGTCACAAGCCAACGTGTCGCGAGCGAAGGCTGTACGCGCccttaaaaacaacaacaatgatATTGTCAATGCTATTATG GAATTGACGATGTAG
- the LOC118359664 gene encoding nascent polypeptide-associated complex subunit alpha, muscle-specific form-like isoform X1: MPGEATETVPVTEQEMQQPQVETAAPSAPASLATSKKPQTASGPAKPKGKEAKGGSAPKAVPCRRKRSSMSASSASPTSSTPHSPLANSPGASGTPSQGSRAAPKVVKVGKQRKAKKEYFKPAADLPAPAEAPAPTEAKPLPMEPKAAPAPVVATPVTVAPEPASPKPVTSPVSFKVTSKPAAPAPVSFAAAIASPPRAASEMPMAKPERLLKAEVKEVNAAPALEDDDDLPPLIPPEEPVNMPVFSPPTVVGTPKPAPVASPAPPKPAPVEPVVVASAPFKAVVATPAPLKPPPVVATAAPSKSVPVKPIVATPAPLKSAPVKPVPVKPIVATPDTPKPAPVVAVPAPPKPVPVKPIVATPATRKPAPPKPVPVKPIVATPATPKPAPVVAAPAPPKPVPVKPIVATPAPPKPAPIVPASAPVKPVVATIVPPKPVPVKPVVATPAPLKPAPVVAALASVKASPVVASPAPVEPVIAAPASVKASPVVASPAPVEPVIAAPASVKTVPVVATPTPIETSPVVPAPAKPALVEPVVAAPASVKVAPVVAGPAPLKPASYAAVVAAPAPLKPVPIEPVVASPAPPKPVEVAVVPAPVSNPAPTPAKPPTKPEPVIKNDKGSGTESDSDESVPDLEEHDSAQTQQAQLAAAAEIDEEPVSKAKQSRSEKKARKAMSKLGLRQVTGVTRVTIRKSKNILFVITKPDVYKSPASDTYIVFGEAKIEDLSQQAQLAAAEKFKVQGEAVSNVQENTQTPTVQEESEEEEVDETGVEVKDIELVMSQANVSRAKAVRALKNNNNDIVNAIMELTM; this comes from the exons ATGCCTGGCGAAGCCACAGAGACTGTCCCAGTCACTGAGCAGGAGATGCAACAGCCGCAAGTTGAGACTG CTGCACCCTCTGCCCCTGCAAGTCTGGCTACTTCAAAGAAACCTCAGACTGCTTCTGGCCCTGCCAAGCCCAAAGGCAAAGAGGCCAAGGGTGGCTCTGCCCCAAAGGCTGTCCCTTGCAGAAGAAAACGCTCTTCTATGTCTGCCTCCTCTGCTTCTCCTACCTCCTCCACACCCCATTCCCCCCTAGCTAACTCACCCGGGGCTTCTGGAACTCCCAGCCAGGGCAGTCGTGCCGCACCCAAGGTTGTGAAGGTTGGCAAACAAAGAAAGGCTAAAAAAGAGTATTTTAAGCCTGCTGCTGACCTGCCAGCCCCAGCAGAGGCTCCTGCCCCCACAGAGGCCAAACCTCTTCCTATGGAGCCTAAAGCTGCTCCTGCACCAGTAGTGGCCACGCCAGTAACTGTTGCTCCAGAGCCTGCCTCTCCCAAACCTGTGACGTCCCCTGTGTCCTTCAAAGTGACCTCAAAGCCTGCTGCACCAGCCCCTGTGTCATTTGCTGCCGCTATTGCCTCTCCCCCTAGAGCTGCTTCTGAAATGCCCATGGCCAAGCCAGAGCGTCTGCTCAAAGCTGAGGTGAAAGAGGTCAATGCAGCACCTGCCCTGGAGGATGACGATGACCTTCCCCCACTAATTCCACCAGAGGAGCCAGTAAATATGCCAGTCTTCTCACCCCCTACAGTAGTAGGTACTCCTAAGCCTGCCCCAGTTGCTTCTCCAGCTCCCCCTAAGCCAGCTCCTGTTGAGCCCGTTGTAGTGGCGTCAGCTCCTTTTAAGGCTGTTGTGGCTACACCAGCTCCCCTAAAGCCGCCTCCAGTTGTTGCTACAGCAGCTCCCTCTAAGTCAGTCCCAGTTAAGCCCATTGTTGCTACACCAGCTCCCCTTAAGTCTGCTCCTGTTAAGCCAGTTCCAGTTAAGCCCATTGTTGCTACACCAGATACCCCTAAGCCTGCTCCAGTTGTAGCTGTACCAGCTCCCCCTAAGCCAGTTCCAGTTAAGCCCATTGTTGCTACACCAGCTACCCGTAAGCCTGCTCCCCCTAAGCCAGTTCCAGTTAAGCCCATTGTTGCTACACCAGCTACCCCTAAGCCTGCTCCAGTTGTAGCTGCACCAGCTCCCCCTAAGCCAGTTCCAGTTAAGCCCATTGTTGCTACACCAGCTCCCCCTAAGCCTGCTCCAATTGTACCTGCGTCGGCTCCTGTTAAGCCCGTTGTGGCTACAATAGTGCCCCCTAAGCCAGTTCCAGTTAAGCCCGTTGTGGCTACACCGGCTCCCCTTAAACCTGCTCCAGTTGTAGCTGCATTAGCTTCCGTCAAGGCGTCTCCGGTTGTAGCTTCGCCAGCTCCCGTTGAGCCAGTTATAGCTGCACCAGCTTCCGTCAAGGCCTCTCCGGTTGTAGCTTCGCCAGCTCCTGTTGAGCCAGTTATAGCTGCACCAGCTTCCGTCAAGACCGTTCCCGTTGTAGCTACTCCAACTCCTATTGAGACCTCTCCGGTTGTACCAGCACCCGCTAAGCCAGCTCTTGTTGAGCCCGTTGTAGCTGCACCAGCTTCCGTCAAGGTCGCTCCCGTTGTAGCTGGACCAGCTCCCCTTAAGCCTGCTTCCTATGCAGCCGTGGTAGCTGCACCAGCTCCCCTTAAGCCTGTTCCCATCGAGCCTGTTGTAGCTTCCCCAGCTCCCCCTAAGCCTGTTGAAGTAGCCGTTGTACCAGCACCTGTTTCAAACCCTGCCCCCACCCCTGCTAAACCCCCTACCAAACCGGAGCCTGTGATCAAGAATGACAAGG GGTCTGGCACTGAATCAGACAGTGATGAGTCTGTACCAGATCTGGAGGAACACGACTCTGCACAGACACAGCAAGCGCAG CTTGCAGCTGCTGCAGAAATAGACGAAGAACCCGTTAGCAAAGCCAAACAGAGCCGTAGTGAAAAGAAGGCACGAAAG GCAATGTCTAAGCTGGGTCTCAGGCAGGTGACGGGGGTCACCAGGGTTACCATTCGCAAGTCTAAAAATATCCTTTTCGTTATCACCAAACCAGACGTCTACAAGAGCCCTGCGTCAGACACGTACATTGTCTTTGGTGAGGCTAAG ATCGAGGATCTTTCACAACAAGCCCAGCTTGCCGCGGCAGAGAAGTTCAAGGTACAGGGAGAAGCAGTGTCGAACGTCCAGGAAAACACACAGACTCCCACTGTACAAGAGGAGAGCGAagaggaagag GTTGACGAGACAGGGGTTGAGGTGAAGGACATTGAACTCGTGATGTCACAAGCCAACGTGTCGCGAGCGAAGGCTGTACGCGCccttaaaaacaacaacaatgatATTGTCAATGCTATTATG GAATTGACGATGTAG
- the LOC118359664 gene encoding nascent polypeptide-associated complex subunit alpha, muscle-specific form-like isoform X2 yields the protein MPGEATETVPVTEQEMQQPQVETAPGVLSSSAPLGMSVPDVTNAPLESPVPPEGSTFLPEIKSHSVSDMASGEAASGQLNGVKATPEATAQTEVPGVTEEAVIQESVSPVEAAASAAEETHVPEPTALSDEPDASNEEPTVKDLEAAAEEPVTQATENIIIQDSAEVTETTVAASQEAVVEEPMAGAEEPIEVVKEPVPAAEEPITDAVDVPIVDTIDGMARGTPEVTPEPAVETIVEDVKTVGLKPAPEDAVPCTEVASSNLGAKEPKSLPTDLTIDTATLNTTLVEKEAFAAFSEADQPKVTSNRAGPTISTRHLSGSGTESDSDESVPDLEEHDSAQTQQAQLAAAAEIDEEPVSKAKQSRSEKKARKAMSKLGLRQVTGVTRVTIRKSKNILFVITKPDVYKSPASDTYIVFGEAKIEDLSQQAQLAAAEKFKVQGEAVSNVQENTQTPTVQEESEEEEVDETGVEVKDIELVMSQANVSRAKAVRALKNNNNDIVNAIMELTM from the exons ATGCCTGGCGAAGCCACAGAGACTGTCCCAGTCACTGAGCAGGAGATGCAACAGCCGCAAGTTGAGACTG CTCCAGGGGTGTTGAGTTCCTCTGCTCCCCTTGGGATGTCTGTGCCCGACGTGACCAATGCCCCTTTGGAGAGTCCTGTGCCTCCAGAAGGCTCCACTTTTCTTCCAGAAATCAAATCCCATTCAGTGTCAGACATGGCTTCTGGAGAGGCAGCTAGTGGACAACTTaatggtgtaaaagcaacacctGAAGCCACTGCGCAAACTGAAGTGCCTGGTGTCACAGAGGAAGCAGTGATCCAAGAATCTGTCTCACCAGTTGAGGCAGCTGCATCTGCCGCAGAAGAAACGCATGTTCCGGAACCAACGGCTCTTTCCGACGAACCTGATGCCTCAAATGAAGAACCAACTGTTAAAGACCTAGAAGCTGCTGCAGAAGAGCCGGTCACCCAAGCAACTGAAAATATAATAATTCAAGATTCAGCTGAAGTTACAGAGACTACCGTGGCAGCTAGTCAAGAGGCTGTGGTTGAGGAACCTATGGCTGGAGCTGAAGAACCCATTGAAGTGGTCAAAGAACCTGTGCCTGCTGCTGAAGAGCCCATCACTGATGCTGTTGACGTGCCAATCGTAGACACTATTGATGGGATGGCACGTGGAACTCCAGAAGTCACCCCTGAGCCTGCAGTTGAGACCATCGTTGAAGATGTGAAGACTGTGGGTTTGAAGCCAGCTCCTGAAGATGCAGTACCATGCACTGAAGTGGCCAGCTCGAACCTTGGGGCAAAAGAACCGAAATCTCTGCCTACTGATTTGACCATAGACACTGCCACACTAAACACAACTCTCGTTGAGAAAGAAGCATTTGCGGCCTTCTCTGAGGCCGACCAGCCAAAGGTGACGTCAAATCGTGCAGGCCCGACCATCTCCACCCGGCACCTGTCAG GGTCTGGCACTGAATCAGACAGTGATGAGTCTGTACCAGATCTGGAGGAACACGACTCTGCACAGACACAGCAAGCGCAG CTTGCAGCTGCTGCAGAAATAGACGAAGAACCCGTTAGCAAAGCCAAACAGAGCCGTAGTGAAAAGAAGGCACGAAAG GCAATGTCTAAGCTGGGTCTCAGGCAGGTGACGGGGGTCACCAGGGTTACCATTCGCAAGTCTAAAAATATCCTTTTCGTTATCACCAAACCAGACGTCTACAAGAGCCCTGCGTCAGACACGTACATTGTCTTTGGTGAGGCTAAG ATCGAGGATCTTTCACAACAAGCCCAGCTTGCCGCGGCAGAGAAGTTCAAGGTACAGGGAGAAGCAGTGTCGAACGTCCAGGAAAACACACAGACTCCCACTGTACAAGAGGAGAGCGAagaggaagag GTTGACGAGACAGGGGTTGAGGTGAAGGACATTGAACTCGTGATGTCACAAGCCAACGTGTCGCGAGCGAAGGCTGTACGCGCccttaaaaacaacaacaatgatATTGTCAATGCTATTATG GAATTGACGATGTAG
- the prim1 gene encoding DNA primase small subunit isoform X2, with product MQKMNPYKIDIGAVYSHRPNQRNTVKSGSFQALEKELVFDIDMTDYDDVRSCCSGADICPKCWTLMTIAIRILDRALRDDFGFRHCLWVYSGRRGVHCWVCDEAARKLSVAARSAVAEYLSLVKGGDETVRKVVLSDPIHPFITESLTVVEHYFSQYALLGQDILGSKEAVDKVLSLLPEDVRKKLLQYFQTEKNPEMRWDALRSMAQDKRTTAKKGHYFEMEIMLQYCYPRLDINVSKGVNHLLKSPFSVHPKTGRISVPIDLGELDRFDPFEVPTISLICEELDQPKTEEEQEDTMENENKKEAGERRKMRDYKRTSLAKYVKLFDHFLEEMAHSRKGEVLKNSDLQKDF from the exons ATGCAGAAGATGAACCCGTACAAGATTGACATTGGAGCAGTCTACAGTCACAGG CCCAATCAGCGCAACACAGTCAAGTCTGGGTCCTTCCAGGCTCTGGAGAAGGAGCTGGTGTTTGATATTGATATGACAGACTATGATGACGTCAGAAGCTGTTGCAG TGGTGCAGACATCTGCCCAAAGTGCTGGACTCTGATGACCATTGCCATCCGTATATTGGACCGGGCCCTTCGAG ATGACTTCGGTTTCCGGCACTGCCTGTGGGTGTACTCTGGCAGGAGAGGGGTGCATTGCTGGGTGTGTGACGAGGCCGCCCGGAAGCTCTCTGTGGCGGCACGCTCCGCTGTGGCTGAGTACTTGAGTCTGGTCAAG GGTGGAGATGAGACTGTGAGGAAAGTTGTGCTGTCAGACCCAATTCATCCATTCATCAC GGAATCCCTGACTGTGGTGGAGCACTACTTCTCCCAGTACGCTCTGCTGGGACAGGACATACTGGGTAGCAAAGAGGCTGTAGACAAAGTGCTGTCTCTTTTACCTGAAGAT GTCAGAAAGAAGCTGCTGCAGTACTTCCAGACTGAAAAGAACCCTGAGATGCGCTGGGATGCACTCAGAAGTATGGCCCAAGACAAACGC ACGACTGCCAAGAAGGGCCACTACTTTGAGATGGAGATCATGCTTCAGTACTGTTACCCTCGGCTGGATATTAACGTCAGTAAAGGAGTCAACCACTTGCTGAAGAGCCCCTTCAGCGTCCATCCCAAAACAG GGCGCATCTCTGTTCCTATTGACCTGGGAGAACTGGATCGCTTTGACCCCTTTGAAGTGCCCACTATCAG TCTGATCTGTGAGGAGCTGGATCAGCCCAAGACtgaagaggagcaggaggacaCCATGGAGAATGAGAATAAAAAAGAAGCAGGAGAGCGGCGGAAGATGAGAG ATTACAAACGAACAAGCTTGGCGAAGTATGTGAAACTGTTTGATCATTTCTTGGAGGAGATGGCTCACTCAAGGAAAGGGGAGGTTCTTAAAAACAGTG ATCTTCAAAAGGACTTCTAA
- the prim1 gene encoding DNA primase small subunit isoform X1, whose protein sequence is MTTADYDQASLPDLLPLYYRRLFPFSQYHRWLNYGGVTKNYFQNREFSFTLKDDIYVRYQSFSTQNELEKEMQKMNPYKIDIGAVYSHRPNQRNTVKSGSFQALEKELVFDIDMTDYDDVRSCCSGADICPKCWTLMTIAIRILDRALRDDFGFRHCLWVYSGRRGVHCWVCDEAARKLSVAARSAVAEYLSLVKGGDETVRKVVLSDPIHPFITESLTVVEHYFSQYALLGQDILGSKEAVDKVLSLLPEDVRKKLLQYFQTEKNPEMRWDALRSMAQDKRTTAKKGHYFEMEIMLQYCYPRLDINVSKGVNHLLKSPFSVHPKTGRISVPIDLGELDRFDPFEVPTISLICEELDQPKTEEEQEDTMENENKKEAGERRKMRDYKRTSLAKYVKLFDHFLEEMAHSRKGEVLKNSDLQKDF, encoded by the exons ATGACAACTGCTGATTACGACCAGGCTTCTCTACCGGACTTATTGCCTCTGTACTACCGCCGACTTTTCCCTTTCTCTCAATACCACCGGTGGCTGAACTATGGAGGAG TGACAAAGAACTACTTCCAGAATCGAGAGTTCTCCTTCACGTTGAAGGATGACATCTACGTACGATATCAGTCGTTCAGCACACAGAACGAGCTGGAGAAGGAGATGCAGAAGATGAACCCGTACAAGATTGACATTGGAGCAGTCTACAGTCACAGG CCCAATCAGCGCAACACAGTCAAGTCTGGGTCCTTCCAGGCTCTGGAGAAGGAGCTGGTGTTTGATATTGATATGACAGACTATGATGACGTCAGAAGCTGTTGCAG TGGTGCAGACATCTGCCCAAAGTGCTGGACTCTGATGACCATTGCCATCCGTATATTGGACCGGGCCCTTCGAG ATGACTTCGGTTTCCGGCACTGCCTGTGGGTGTACTCTGGCAGGAGAGGGGTGCATTGCTGGGTGTGTGACGAGGCCGCCCGGAAGCTCTCTGTGGCGGCACGCTCCGCTGTGGCTGAGTACTTGAGTCTGGTCAAG GGTGGAGATGAGACTGTGAGGAAAGTTGTGCTGTCAGACCCAATTCATCCATTCATCAC GGAATCCCTGACTGTGGTGGAGCACTACTTCTCCCAGTACGCTCTGCTGGGACAGGACATACTGGGTAGCAAAGAGGCTGTAGACAAAGTGCTGTCTCTTTTACCTGAAGAT GTCAGAAAGAAGCTGCTGCAGTACTTCCAGACTGAAAAGAACCCTGAGATGCGCTGGGATGCACTCAGAAGTATGGCCCAAGACAAACGC ACGACTGCCAAGAAGGGCCACTACTTTGAGATGGAGATCATGCTTCAGTACTGTTACCCTCGGCTGGATATTAACGTCAGTAAAGGAGTCAACCACTTGCTGAAGAGCCCCTTCAGCGTCCATCCCAAAACAG GGCGCATCTCTGTTCCTATTGACCTGGGAGAACTGGATCGCTTTGACCCCTTTGAAGTGCCCACTATCAG TCTGATCTGTGAGGAGCTGGATCAGCCCAAGACtgaagaggagcaggaggacaCCATGGAGAATGAGAATAAAAAAGAAGCAGGAGAGCGGCGGAAGATGAGAG ATTACAAACGAACAAGCTTGGCGAAGTATGTGAAACTGTTTGATCATTTCTTGGAGGAGATGGCTCACTCAAGGAAAGGGGAGGTTCTTAAAAACAGTG ATCTTCAAAAGGACTTCTAA